From Bacillus basilensis, a single genomic window includes:
- a CDS encoding ABC transporter ATP-binding protein — translation MKVFMNLAWFFKQEKRAYIIGIILLFGVALLELVAPKVIGIVVDEINDGTLTTDNLLKWVVLLVIVGITMYILRYVWRIMIFGSSLKLARQLRKNLYEHFTKMSPSFYQSNRTGDLMAHATNDIQAIQQTAGAGVLTLVDSLAVGGCVLVAMGFTISWKLTLLSLIPMPIVAISTNYYGTLLHKRFHKAQQSFSEINDKVQESMSGMKVIRSLGQEKEDLQAFRKKSEDVVHKNMLVARIDALFDPTIALIVGFSFLIAVCYGSVLVVRGELTVGDLVTFTTYLGTLVWPMLAFGWLFNIMERGRASYDRVEKILSQKSDVVNRENAVHTIASGDVSFAVDSFSYKKNELLHLTDIHFDLKKGETLGVVGRTGAGKTTLLKCLIREYDHFNGELKVGERDIRDVTLYGVRSAISYVPQDHFLFSASIGENIAFGKADATYNEITRAAEIACIHNDILQFSEGYETVVGERGVSLSGGQKQRISIARALLTNAEILILDDCLSAVDAKTEETILNALKRERAGKTTIITAHRLSAIQHANLILVVDEGRIVQRGTHEQLMEEHGWYKEMYESQQLEALVEKGGV, via the coding sequence ATGAAAGTGTTTATGAATTTAGCGTGGTTTTTTAAACAAGAAAAACGAGCGTACATAATCGGAATTATTTTATTATTTGGCGTTGCACTTTTAGAACTTGTAGCACCAAAAGTGATTGGGATTGTTGTAGATGAAATTAATGATGGAACATTAACGACTGATAATTTACTAAAATGGGTTGTACTCTTAGTAATTGTAGGTATTACGATGTACATATTACGTTACGTATGGCGTATTATGATTTTTGGGTCTTCGTTAAAGTTGGCTCGCCAATTACGGAAAAATTTGTATGAACATTTTACAAAGATGAGTCCATCGTTTTATCAGTCAAATCGCACAGGTGATTTAATGGCACATGCGACCAATGATATTCAAGCGATTCAGCAAACTGCTGGAGCAGGTGTTTTAACACTGGTTGACTCTTTAGCTGTTGGGGGATGTGTACTCGTAGCGATGGGCTTTACAATTAGTTGGAAGTTAACATTGTTAAGCTTAATTCCGATGCCGATTGTAGCAATATCGACAAATTATTACGGCACTTTATTACATAAAAGGTTTCATAAAGCGCAGCAATCGTTTTCGGAAATCAATGATAAAGTGCAAGAGAGTATGAGTGGGATGAAGGTAATTCGATCGCTTGGACAGGAGAAAGAAGATTTACAAGCGTTTCGAAAAAAATCAGAAGATGTCGTACATAAAAATATGTTAGTCGCACGTATTGATGCATTATTTGATCCAACAATCGCTCTTATCGTAGGATTTTCATTTTTAATCGCAGTATGTTATGGGTCAGTATTAGTTGTGAGAGGTGAATTAACAGTAGGTGATCTCGTTACATTTACGACGTATTTAGGTACCCTCGTTTGGCCAATGTTAGCGTTTGGATGGTTGTTTAATATTATGGAGCGTGGGCGTGCTTCATATGACCGTGTAGAAAAAATCCTCTCGCAAAAATCAGATGTAGTAAATAGAGAAAATGCTGTGCACACAATAGCGAGCGGTGATGTTTCATTTGCGGTCGATTCGTTTTCGTATAAGAAAAATGAACTGTTACATTTAACAGATATTCACTTTGATTTGAAGAAGGGAGAAACGCTTGGGGTTGTAGGACGTACAGGTGCAGGGAAAACGACTTTATTAAAATGTTTAATCCGTGAGTATGATCATTTTAATGGTGAATTAAAAGTTGGAGAGCGGGATATTCGAGATGTAACACTCTACGGTGTTCGTTCTGCCATTTCATATGTGCCGCAAGACCATTTTTTATTTTCAGCGAGTATTGGGGAGAATATTGCCTTTGGAAAGGCGGATGCTACATATAATGAAATTACCCGTGCTGCAGAGATTGCTTGTATTCACAATGACATCCTTCAATTTTCAGAAGGGTATGAAACAGTAGTTGGGGAAAGAGGTGTTTCTTTATCTGGAGGTCAAAAACAGAGAATTTCTATTGCACGTGCTTTATTAACGAATGCTGAAATTTTAATTTTAGATGATTGTTTATCAGCAGTAGATGCAAAAACAGAAGAAACAATTTTAAATGCTTTGAAGAGGGAAAGAGCAGGGAAAACAACGATTATTACTGCTCATCGTTTAAGTGCAATTCAGCATGCCAACCTCATTCTTGTTGTGGATGAAGGCAGAATTGTGCAACGAGGTACACATGAACAATTAATGGAAGAACATGGTTGGTATAAAGAAATGTATGAGAGCCAGCAGTTAGAAGCATTAGTCGAGAAAGGAGGCGTATGA
- a CDS encoding YneF family protein, with the protein MPIWLGILVGVVALVAGVALGFFIARKYMMNYLQKNPPINEQMLKMMMMQMGQKPSQKKINQMMSAMNKQQMK; encoded by the coding sequence ATGCCAATTTGGTTAGGTATTCTAGTGGGCGTAGTAGCACTAGTAGCAGGCGTGGCGTTAGGATTTTTCATTGCCCGCAAATACATGATGAATTACTTACAAAAAAATCCACCAATTAACGAACAAATGTTAAAAATGATGATGATGCAAATGGGACAAAAACCTTCCCAAAAGAAAATCAATCAAATGATGAGCGCGATGAACAAGCAACAAATGAAATAA
- the sirA gene encoding sporulation inhibitor of replication protein SirA: MKTYELYLIQEDIAKAYFGREYLFFDLFARFSESGSLSEKKVLYKQMMYITMPLQVMKIHHKLEQALRVLGKYDRTHHTHTLYTGAEYGEIMVKPHYIRMNTSGNVSMETTFFEVLRKCELTFLAMDYENTKYGWLNPLKQVRTYV, translated from the coding sequence ATGAAAACGTATGAATTGTATTTAATTCAAGAGGATATTGCGAAAGCTTACTTTGGTCGTGAATATTTGTTTTTTGATTTATTTGCTCGATTTTCAGAATCTGGGTCCCTTTCGGAGAAAAAAGTGTTATATAAACAAATGATGTATATAACGATGCCATTACAAGTAATGAAAATTCATCATAAATTAGAACAAGCTTTGCGCGTTCTTGGTAAATATGATCGAACACATCATACACATACACTTTATACAGGGGCGGAATATGGCGAAATAATGGTGAAACCACACTATATTCGTATGAATACCTCTGGAAATGTTTCTATGGAAACGACTTTCTTTGAGGTGTTGAGAAAGTGTGAATTAACATTTTTAGCTATGGATTATGAAAATACAAAGTACGGATGGCTGAATCCTCTAAAACAAGTACGAACATATGTGTAA
- the tkt gene encoding transketolase yields the protein MSHSIEQLSINTIRTLSIDAIEKANSGHPGMPMGAAPMAYTLWTQFMKHNPNNPTWFNRDRFVLSAGHGSMLLYSLLHLSGYDVTMDDLKNFRQWGSKTPGHPEYGHTAGVDATTGPLGQGIATAVGMAMAERHLAAKYNRDAYNVVDHHTYAICGDGDLMEGVSAEASSLAAHLQLGRLVVLYDSNDISLDGDLNRSFSESVEDRYKAYGWQVIRVEDGNDIEAIAKAIEEAKADEKRPTLIEVRTTIGFGSPNKSGKSASHGSPLGVDETKLTKEAYAWTAEQDFHVAEEVYDNFRKTVQDVGETAQAAWNTMLGEYAQAYPELANELQAAMNGQLPEGWEQNLPTYELGSKAATRNSSGAVINAIAESVPSFFGGSADLAGSNKTYMNNEKDFTRDDYSGKNIWYGVREFAMGAAMNGIALHGGLKTYGGTFFVFSDYLRPAIRLAALMQLPVTYVFTHDSIAVGEDGPTHEPVEQLAALRAMPNVSVIRPADGNESVAAWRLALESTKTPTALVLTRQDLPTLEGAKDDTYEKVAKGAYVVSASKKETADVILLASGSEVSLAVEAQKALAVDGVDAAVVSMPSMDRFEAQTAEYKESVLPKAVTKRFAIEMGATFGWHRYVGLEGDVLGIDTFGASAPGEKIMEEYGFTVENVVRKVKEML from the coding sequence ATGTCACATTCAATCGAACAACTTTCTATCAACACGATTCGCACATTATCCATCGATGCGATTGAAAAAGCAAACTCTGGTCACCCAGGAATGCCAATGGGTGCAGCACCAATGGCTTATACATTATGGACTCAATTTATGAAACACAATCCAAATAACCCAACGTGGTTTAACCGTGATCGTTTCGTATTATCTGCAGGTCATGGTTCAATGTTATTATACAGCCTACTTCACCTATCTGGTTATGATGTAACAATGGATGACTTAAAGAACTTCCGTCAATGGGGAAGCAAAACTCCAGGACATCCTGAGTACGGTCATACAGCTGGTGTAGATGCAACTACTGGTCCACTTGGACAAGGTATTGCAACTGCGGTAGGTATGGCGATGGCTGAAAGACATTTAGCTGCTAAATATAACCGTGATGCGTATAATGTAGTAGATCATCATACATACGCTATTTGTGGTGATGGAGATTTAATGGAAGGCGTTTCAGCTGAAGCATCTTCATTAGCTGCTCATTTACAATTAGGTCGTCTTGTTGTGTTATACGATTCAAACGATATTTCATTAGATGGCGATTTAAATCGTTCATTCTCTGAAAGTGTAGAAGATCGTTACAAAGCATACGGATGGCAAGTAATCCGTGTTGAGGATGGAAACGATATTGAAGCAATCGCGAAAGCAATTGAAGAAGCGAAAGCTGACGAAAAACGCCCAACGCTAATTGAAGTAAGAACGACAATTGGTTTCGGTTCTCCAAACAAATCAGGAAAATCAGCTTCACATGGTTCTCCACTTGGTGTAGACGAAACGAAATTAACAAAAGAAGCATATGCTTGGACTGCTGAGCAAGACTTCCATGTTGCAGAAGAAGTATATGACAACTTCCGCAAAACAGTACAAGATGTTGGTGAAACTGCGCAAGCAGCTTGGAATACAATGTTAGGCGAATATGCGCAAGCATATCCAGAATTAGCAAACGAATTGCAAGCAGCAATGAACGGTCAACTTCCAGAAGGTTGGGAGCAAAACTTACCAACTTATGAATTAGGATCTAAAGCAGCAACTCGTAATTCTTCAGGTGCTGTAATTAATGCAATTGCAGAGTCTGTACCATCATTCTTCGGTGGATCTGCTGACCTTGCTGGTTCTAACAAAACATACATGAATAACGAAAAAGACTTTACAAGAGATGATTACAGCGGTAAAAACATTTGGTACGGTGTACGTGAGTTCGCAATGGGTGCAGCAATGAACGGTATTGCACTACATGGTGGTTTAAAAACTTACGGTGGTACGTTCTTCGTATTCTCTGACTACTTACGTCCAGCAATTCGTCTTGCAGCATTAATGCAATTGCCAGTAACGTATGTATTCACACACGACAGTATCGCTGTTGGTGAAGACGGTCCAACGCATGAACCAGTTGAGCAATTAGCAGCGCTTCGTGCAATGCCAAATGTATCTGTTATTCGTCCGGCTGATGGTAACGAATCTGTTGCGGCTTGGAGATTAGCTTTAGAATCTACAAAAACACCAACTGCTTTAGTATTAACTCGTCAAGACCTTCCAACATTAGAAGGTGCAAAAGACGATACGTATGAAAAAGTAGCAAAAGGTGCATATGTAGTTTCTGCAAGCAAGAAAGAAACAGCTGATGTAATTTTACTTGCATCTGGATCTGAAGTAAGTCTAGCTGTTGAAGCACAAAAAGCTCTAGCAGTAGACGGCGTTGACGCAGCTGTTGTCAGCATGCCATCTATGGATCGCTTTGAAGCTCAAACAGCTGAGTACAAAGAATCTGTATTACCAAAAGCAGTAACAAAACGTTTCGCGATTGAAATGGGTGCTACATTCGGATGGCACCGTTACGTAGGTCTTGAAGGAGATGTGTTAGGTATCGATACATTCGGTGCTTCTGCTCCTGGTGAGAAGATTATGGAAGAGTATGGATTTACTGTAGAGAACGTTGTTCGTAAAGTAAAAGAAATGCTTTAA